The Ischnura elegans chromosome 9, ioIscEleg1.1, whole genome shotgun sequence genome includes the window ATTTCTCTAACTTTTTGTCCTTTGATTTTTTAGGGTGCCATTTGTGAGAGATGGTCTTGTTAATTCCGGGCAAGTAGATCCTAAGAAAGCCGGTTCTGGAAAACCCTTGGAAGGTTTAAAAGTTTTAGATGTGGGCTGTGGTGGAGGAATCTTGAGTGAGGTTCGTATTTCGTTGAAGTTTTTTAGCAATAGTATGCCCTACTTATTACTCTGAATTGGATGTAGATTGGGAAATGTTCTTTGGGGTTTGTCTAAAGAAATAGTAGACCAACTTTAGtcattttttgtagaaaatttatgtcactcatttataaaataatattctattttaatttcatcaatgtTTTGAGGAAGAATGAATGAGTCATGAAGGAAGACAGAATGTAATGAATGACAATAAACTCATATGTTTCAAGTTAGGTCGCAgccaagaaaattttggattGGGTGCTTATGGAGTGTGTAGTGATTGTGAAAGGATTCCCTACAGTTGCTTAAGGCTGTATTTCTCAAAAACATTCAGTGGGGGTTGCACTCCATTATTCGCATTCCTCCTGCTGTCTTGGCCTTGGATCAAGTGTATGGCTTGTTTTTTGGTCTTGAAGATGCCGATGTGAGCGATGAAAAGTGTGAAATTAGAAATGCATTGTGTATGGTGCGAGAGGAAGAACACTGGAAAGCCTAGGGAAGATGCCAATTTGGGATTAATATCATTGTGGATACTGCAAAGAGAAGGTAGATAGAAGGCTTGACACTTTTAATGCTTAATTGGCAAAATGAAAGCATATATTTCGACTCAgattatatttatctttttaagcTCTATTAGTATCCCAAACACGTTAATTGATGCTAAGAGGTTATGTGCTATGTAATCCTTCTGATTCAAGAATCAATTAATACTCATAATTAATTATCGTACAATAAGCtatatgcttgaaaattttaaacctgTAACCAGgagcagatccaggattttttctgggggggggggcacaagggacGTCTGActggcaaacgatcttctcatacttgagattgaaaacaagatacaacaattactttacgaaatattctatttattttaatacaaaagttatcaatatgaaattaaatgactgaggctccgtTTCAAATAAAACGAATGCACTGATTATAAccgaattaaaaattttgcctattttttgaAACTCTGGAGGAGGGGGGCACCCCTTGCCTATGCCTGTAACCAGGtgcggatctaggatttctttctggggaggcacaaggataccttgtagtACAAAAGGaaagcaatgataatgggaccatattaaaaatcttgcatattttttaagggtctggagtggcacgttcccccccccccccccccccccccccttcctctaGATCCTCCTATGCGTTTAACCTCTGTTCAGCAATCAGTGGCAGATTAGGCTTTTTCTGTATCACAAGTAGTCACTGGGAGGTTCTTGTTTGACATCTAGTACTGTtccaaaaaaaatctgttttttcttgagagggccaaggGAAATTTTGGTTGGGGCCATTGGAACCTATTTTCTCTCAGACGCTGCTGTTTACATGGCTAAAAGACCATATGAGataatattagaaaataatgGTTTTAGTTTTATTCTGTCTTATTATGAGAAATAGCCATTAGTCAAGAGAAGAGTAAGTCCTGTTTCAGCTTTTGCAGAATCAGATGTTTGCTGTCACCACCTGAAGATGGTTGCAATGGCTGGCGTTAGAGGAGGTGGTTGGAGATGATGGTTGCTGGCTTTCGCTTTAGAAATGGAAGGACCCAAGGTATTTTCAGGgcagaaaaatatgttattgtgGAGAGAGCCTGACGCATCATTCCATTTCTACTTATCGCTTCTTAAGCCAAGTATCCATAACAAAATTCCGTCTATTCAACCCTATCCCCAATAACTTTTTTTCTGCCCCAAAAATATTCCTAAAGCGAGAGCCAGTACTCATTTCATCCAGCCACCCCCTCAAATTCCCAGTCATGCCATTACTCCAGTCTTTGTGTAGTGAATGCAAATACCTAAATACCTGATACTGCAATCGCCACAATCAGCCAACAAGAATTCGACAACTCCACCGGTCTGGTATTACTATCAATACATATTCTCTTCCTACCACAGTTTACATTTGACTAATTTTACCTGTTATAGCTCACCCCTATTTTGTACTCAAGATTATAGGTGCATTACGATTTGCATTCCTTCGTTGCAGTTTCCATTgctgtaaaatgaaattttctctcttttaaagTTGATATCTTGAAGAATTACGTTGCATTAATTATATTACGTCTACTATATTATAGTTATATGAGCTAGTGGAAGGGAATTTAATGAGTTGTGCAGCTTAAAAAATCTGGGAGTGAAAATGTGGATATCTACtgtattttctttttgttatCTTAGTCAGTAGCTTTTTATAGATAGGATATGTTTTTATTCCATGTATTATTCCTTAACTCTTTACTCTTGGTAAATTTGTTCTAATAGCCACTGGCTAGACTTGGAGCCCAAGTGGTTGGCTTGGATGCTAGTCCAGAATCAATTGCCATAGCTGATCTCCATGCTGAGAAAATGGTCCATAGACCACGTTATGTGTGTGAAACAATAGAAGACCATTCAGAAAATAATTGTCAACACTATGATGCAGTAGTCTTGTCAGAAGTTATCGAGCATATTCAGAACAAAGATATATGCCTGCAACTTTGTACAGGCATGCTCCAAGTAAGTGATAGATTCAAAAACTATCGTGAAGTTTGTCATTCTTTTATTAGTCAGtttaatttcacataattttcattGTCAGCCTGGAGGATCTATTTTCATGACTACATTGAATCGTACTTGGCTGTCCCAGTTGGGGATCTTTGGCTCAGAGTATGTACTGCGACTTTTACCTCCAAGAACTCATCAGCATGAAAAGTTCATTAGCCCTCAAGAATTGCAAACGATGCTTCAGAAATGTAAGTATGCTTGAAGTTCTGGGCAAAAGTTTTGTCTTTATTTAAGTGGctcttattacttttttaaattttcctgcaGATGGATGTTCTACAAAATTGATTCACGGAATGATGTACAACTTTTTGAACAATAAGTGGAGCTGGTCAAAGAGCACAGGCATTAATTATGCTCTGCAAGCAGTTAAACAGAAACAAGATGTATGTTGATCTTAACATGTTCCTAATCGCTCTGCTACGTTGCCATTAACTATAAAGGGGCACAATATTTCTGCATTTTCCACGTGACAGCCTTAATTCACATTGAAATGCAGCTGTGGTTGATTTTGAGGTGATTGGAAACTTCAGCTGAAGGGATTTGATCTTAATGTTTGGTTTTTGCAGGTGCCTTATATGtagtgtaaattatattttaaaatgttctaaTAAAATTGTTAATAAGAAGTGTGtttgtatgattttttttttaattttgagcttatatttttttaatatatacttaCCGGTAGTAGTAGATGTAGATTGAgtttttcaatagggtggtttcctattatttttttattggctaaatcgaaagattattactcctggagtacgtatttcacgcttttagatttttaaatgacgatatctatttttcgcgatcaaatgaaaagtgaaaaatttcaagcgcgcgaaaacgcgacgcgtaagtaggaatgaagggaaaaagtccgtacgacgcatttctggttccccctcccgcctggtaggtgaccttgatcgaggctctgagcgctgataggacgcaggatgctaacgggtagctgagtaccttcctgtctggtagcgcatggcttaaaaaaggtttattaataccttatcaatcgaagaaaactttccgaccttagccagttttaataggtgattattaagacatgtttccctgagctctgtgactcatgcatgcactggtagcctctgacgatgcataactcctatcctctcgtgtagaaactaggtccctgtgacgtcacgtggagtggaatcgcataggcgccaatctggcctttttcaaatgaggataaaatttgacccttgccattcgtctaaaccggtatttcaaaaaccaaataatttgtgtattatgaatacactaatggtgggtaacgaatcgccatcaatgccttttgttttctttgatgaaggaaactaccctattggcaagTAGATTCATGCCAAGCCAAAAATGCATTTCTAATTGGTAACAGCAtccttaggcctttctttgcaaTTCAGGGGCCCTATAAGAATGAAAGACAAAGGGAGCctctgaaatttattatttaggACTGTGCCCAATAGAAATGGGATAACCTATAAAGAGCCCAGTGTAATGGCTCTAGGCGATTTACTCCTTACGACGAAGAATTTAGCAACTATGTAATAGGTTATGATATAGTCAGAAGTACTTACTGCACAGCTGGTGCAGAGAATTACATTTTAACTGTTCAATAAGATTTCTTGTTAGCAAAAGTCAATATAGAAGTATTTATTGGATGAACCACGTGATGTTTTCCATAAAAACTATTTGTAATCCAGTCCCcccgtccagggcatggtcgtttgtgtacgttttcttgttacatttgttgaacaccccggtgtaaaatggccaataagagctgtatccggtggtctgagcataaaataaaataaatacatataccCAGTTTTCTATGTTACTACATCATCGTAAGGATGGGCCTAACAAAAGCATAGCCAATTTGACATATTTTCAAAGAAGTGAAGATAAAAGAGTGGAGAGAGGTGGGGAACTATTGACCACATGTGCTTCATCTACTGATGATTCCAGGATAATTTACAAAAAGATAAGATTCAGAGCTGAAGTGAGGTGACAAAGTAATAAAATGGGTGTATGGATTTTGCGGTGTTTCATTACTAGGTTTATTGTTGTCAGCCAATTTTGGGGATCCACTTCGGCAGGATCATGGAATGGCAAAATTGCTAAGGAAAGAAACTGGTGTCCATGAAGGGGAGGAAATAGCCATGGTAAGTACACCATGTCAGTGTATGCTAGATTGACATCTCCTTGATAAGTCTCCAGTTTAAACAGTCACAAGAgtataaaatgttcaaagacAGTATTTCCAcaggaaaaaaactgaaaggaTAGAATAAGCAAAAATTTTCAACCCctgattaatttcactttgagTCAATTTGAACACAAATCCTTCAGAAAAATGATTACTAGACATCGTGTGTAACATGTTCTTCCTTGTGGAAGTGTAGATGTTTGAAATTCCTTTACTGTAAGTTAGGGATGTGTCATCGCCATAGGCTATTATTCTGTATGGAATTACACTGTTCTATTTGCCAGTATTATGCCAAAAGGCACAATAATATTGCATATTCTGACCCTGTTGCCATAAGGTATTCTGAACGGGTGTAATCTATGCTTAAATTACACCGGAAGGCGTAATTCTCTACATTTCTGTAGCACCGGTGCAATTCAGAATTCTGAGTGGGGTCAGAATAATATTACATCGTTTCCTGAACCGGGCTATTCGGTATTACACCCTGCGAATACAGAACTACAAATTTTGGGATTAAGATTGGGAGTGCAGCACAGCAGGACATTTATGTAGATAAGGTATACTCAGGACTGATCACCCGAACTTATTTGGGGGGTTTGAACTAGCTGATCAACCCACATCATTGCGGTCCTTAGagaatttgcatttttattattggGGGCAGATTTAGGGGGAGTAACAGGGGTCACGATCCtcaccaaatttgatgctgaatatGATCCTGATTGGGGAAAAACTTACTATTCTTAGTACAGCACTAAAACTTGCACTTATTATAGCACAAGTTTTAAAGTTACTTGTACTAGATTCAATATATTGGACATGGTCATGAGGTTGAAATTTCACCACTATAGCGGTTAAATTTCAAGTGCTTTTTAAGTTAAGTTAAGTGCTTGTGTATGTCTAC containing:
- the LOC124166008 gene encoding ubiquinone biosynthesis O-methyltransferase isoform X1 — translated: MHSFRISIIYCKSVVRRSTESKCIGAVPRVCLSKFLLSRVKYCSSQSANKNPAPGRTVDEDEIRNFGNLADKWWDEDGEFKALHSLNKLRVPFVRDGLVNSGQVDPKKAGSGKPLEGLKVLDVGCGGGILSEPLARLGAQVVGLDASPESIAIADLHAEKMVHRPRYVCETIEDHSENNCQHYDAVVLSEVIEHIQNKDICLQLCTGMLQPGGSIFMTTLNRTWLSQLGIFGSEYVLRLLPPRTHQHEKFISPQELQTMLQKYGCSTKLIHGMMYNFLNNKWSWSKSTGINYALQAVKQKQDVC
- the LOC124166008 gene encoding ubiquinone biosynthesis O-methyltransferase, mitochondrial isoform X2 — protein: MHSFRISIIYCKSVVRRSTESKCIGAVPRVWVKYCSSQSANKNPAPGRTVDEDEIRNFGNLADKWWDEDGEFKALHSLNKLRVPFVRDGLVNSGQVDPKKAGSGKPLEGLKVLDVGCGGGILSEPLARLGAQVVGLDASPESIAIADLHAEKMVHRPRYVCETIEDHSENNCQHYDAVVLSEVIEHIQNKDICLQLCTGMLQPGGSIFMTTLNRTWLSQLGIFGSEYVLRLLPPRTHQHEKFISPQELQTMLQKYGCSTKLIHGMMYNFLNNKWSWSKSTGINYALQAVKQKQDVC